A single Tachypleus tridentatus isolate NWPU-2018 chromosome 9, ASM421037v1, whole genome shotgun sequence DNA region contains:
- the LOC143227481 gene encoding uncharacterized protein LOC143227481 — MGVMNAKVGADNTNRELIMGRHGTGQQNENGELFMEFCTFNDLVIGGTIFPHKTIHKTTWTSPDVEKEPARCQGKAGSRHSIRPPPPCCCPQDQAESLQRPGRKTITQVQRAQPEREVKSRIQAGIEEQVQPAFPAARGNNRRTVAQPARHLEDNMPNSPGEENKEIQKVVDNRNMDTDHREKRTKRPDQPDSRSRREAGIANTLLGKELGNEEKEKDKRARWAEHFKETLNRPAPSVPPNIPPPTELLDINTGPPTKNEITKAIKSLKSGKAAGPDGIPPEALKADIRTSTDMLHPLLYKIWEQERVPEDWKKGHLVKLQKKGDLSSCNNWRGIMLSVHTRESTGKNHPRETEDGTGQETSR, encoded by the exons ATGGGAGTCATGAATGCAAAAGTGGGAGCAGACAATACCAACAGAGAACTGATCATGGGCAGGCATGGCACTGGACAGCAGAACGAGAATGGCGAACTTTTCATGGAGTTCTGTACCTTCAATGACCTGGTCATTGGAGGCACCATCTTTCCCCATAAGACCATCCACAAGACCACCTGGACTTCCCCTGATG TGGAGAAGGAGCCAGCAAGATGTCAGGGTAAAGCAGGGAGCAGACACAGCATCAGACCACCACCTCCTTGTTGCTGTCCTCAAGACCAAGCTGAGAGTCTACAACGACCGGGCAGGAAGACCATCACACAAGTTCAACGTGCACAGCCTGAAAGAGAGGTGAAAAGCAGAATTCAAGCTGGAATTGAGGAACAGGTTCAGCCTGCTTTCCCAGCTGCTAGAGGAAACAATAGAAGAACAGTGGCACAGCCTGCACGACACCTGGAAGACAACATGCCAAACAGTCCTGGGGAAGAAAACAAGGAAATACAAAAAGTGGTTGACAACAGAAACATGGACACTGATCACCGAGAGAAGAGAACTAAAAGACCAGATCAACCAGACTCAAGATCAAGAAGAGAAGCAGGAATTGCAAACACGCTACTGGGAAAAGAATTGGGAAATGAAGAGAA GGAAAAGGACAAGAGAGCAAGATGGGCAGAACACTTTAAGGAAACACTCAACAGACCAGCACCATCTGTTCCACCGAATATCCCACCACCTACTGAACTCCTCGATATCAACACCGGCCCCCCTACCAAGAATGAGATCACCAAGGCCATCAAGTCTCTCAAGTCAGGCAAAGCAGCGGGCCCCGATGGTATACCACCTGAAGCGCTGAAGGCAGACATCCGGACCTCAACTGACATGCTGCACCCACTCCTGTACAAGATCTGGGAGCAAGAAAGAGTCCCAGAAGACTGGAAGAAAGGCCACCTTGTGAAGCTGCAAAAGAAAGGGGACCTGTCATCCTGCAACAACTGGAGAGGTATCATGCTTTCTGTCCATACCAGGGAAAGTACTGGCAAGAATCATCCTAGAGAGACTGAAGATGGCACTGGACAAGAAACTTCGAGATGA